The following are from one region of the Cytobacillus firmus genome:
- the dmpG gene encoding 4-hydroxy-2-oxovalerate aldolase, with translation MIRKSDKPIKITEVCLRDGSHVVAHQYNEEQVRRVVKELDDAGMHYIEVSHGDGLGGSTLQYGRSRVNEMKLIEAAVDECKQAKIAVLLIPGIGTCQELKQAHSIGAELVRVATHVTEADVSAQHISAARELGMETLGFLMMAHMAPVEKLVEQAKLMESYGAQAVYVTDSAGALLPHQVRERIAALRDSLNIEVGFHGHNNLSVAVANTLAAIEEGATRIDGSVRCLGAGAGNTQTEVLLAVLDRMGINAGIDLYKMMDIAENTVGPLVPKPQEINKCSLVLGYAGVYSSFLLHAERAGKRFGLDPRDILIELGKRKVVGGQEDMILDVASELAQARILEV, from the coding sequence TTGATTCGAAAAAGTGACAAGCCTATTAAAATAACAGAAGTGTGTTTGCGGGATGGAAGCCATGTCGTTGCACATCAATATAATGAAGAACAAGTCCGTCGAGTTGTCAAAGAATTGGACGATGCCGGGATGCACTATATCGAAGTCAGTCATGGAGACGGATTAGGTGGTTCTACCCTTCAGTACGGAAGGTCACGTGTCAATGAAATGAAACTCATTGAGGCTGCAGTTGATGAATGCAAACAGGCGAAAATTGCTGTGCTGCTAATTCCAGGGATTGGAACCTGTCAAGAATTAAAGCAAGCTCATTCTATAGGAGCAGAATTAGTTAGAGTGGCCACTCATGTAACGGAAGCTGATGTATCTGCACAGCATATTAGCGCCGCACGAGAATTGGGAATGGAAACATTAGGCTTTCTGATGATGGCCCATATGGCACCAGTTGAGAAATTAGTTGAACAGGCAAAGTTAATGGAAAGCTATGGAGCACAAGCTGTATATGTAACCGATTCGGCAGGAGCCCTTTTGCCGCATCAAGTTCGTGAAAGAATTGCTGCACTTCGCGACTCCTTGAATATTGAAGTAGGGTTTCATGGCCATAATAATTTATCTGTTGCTGTTGCAAATACATTAGCGGCCATTGAAGAAGGGGCTACCAGGATCGATGGAAGTGTCCGCTGTCTGGGAGCAGGCGCAGGAAATACACAAACTGAGGTATTGCTGGCGGTTTTAGACAGGATGGGTATAAATGCCGGTATTGATCTCTATAAAATGATGGATATTGCAGAAAACACGGTAGGTCCGTTAGTTCCGAAACCGCAGGAAATTAATAAGTGCAGCCTGGTATTAGGCTATGCAGGAGTATATTCAAGTTTTCTGCTGCACGCAGAACGGGCAGGGAAGCGTTTTGGGTTGGATCCCAGAGATATTTTAATAGAGTTAGGAAAACGAAAAGTGGTGGGCGGCCAGGAGGATATGATTCTAGATGTTGCCTCAGAGCTGGCACAAGCACGAATCTTGGAGGTGTAA
- a CDS encoding amino acid permease, whose protein sequence is MEKNHNQTNINSSGLKRDLKTNQLTMIAMGCAIGTGLFLGSGLAISTAGPSVLLSYAIGAFIVLLLMGCLAEMSVAHPTSGSFGTIAEKYISPMAGFLVRYSYWIGNVLAVGVEVSAIAVYMKYWFPQVPGMVWILLFAAILIYVNATSVNTFATFEYWFSMIKISAIVGFVLLGSYILFGTSSEPDIGAGNLVDSGGFMPFGLWGMWVAIFISLFSFLGTEMIAVTAGEANDPDVAVPKALKATVFRLSTFYMLTIGIMLMLVPWKSAGVEESPFVKVMEILQIPGASGIMNFVILTAALSAMNSQLYASTRMMYSLSRGKFAPAFLAKVNRKGVPVSALAISTLGIFIAAGVNALLPGSSYAFMMGISMFGAIFTWLMIFISHLFFRRKWEKTGGRKLPVRMLGYPFLPIVGAVLLLSLMISTWFTDFRIMLQFGVPWLIFLSLAYWFMKKRDGALVGMKESADILNKEIS, encoded by the coding sequence ATGGAGAAGAATCATAATCAAACCAATATTAATAGTTCTGGGTTAAAAAGAGACCTAAAAACCAATCAGCTGACAATGATCGCCATGGGGTGTGCGATCGGGACTGGGCTTTTTCTTGGCAGCGGACTTGCCATAAGTACTGCTGGACCAAGTGTATTATTAAGCTACGCGATTGGGGCGTTTATTGTTCTGCTCTTAATGGGATGCCTGGCTGAAATGTCTGTAGCACACCCTACCTCGGGTTCTTTCGGAACAATTGCTGAAAAATATATTAGCCCAATGGCTGGATTCCTTGTTCGCTATTCTTATTGGATTGGAAATGTGCTGGCTGTAGGTGTTGAGGTAAGTGCAATTGCCGTCTACATGAAATACTGGTTTCCCCAAGTTCCAGGAATGGTTTGGATATTATTATTTGCAGCAATCTTAATTTATGTAAATGCTACAAGTGTTAACACGTTTGCCACCTTTGAATATTGGTTTTCTATGATAAAAATTAGTGCCATTGTTGGATTTGTTCTTCTTGGATCCTATATCCTTTTTGGAACATCATCAGAACCAGATATTGGTGCAGGTAATTTGGTGGACAGTGGTGGCTTTATGCCGTTTGGCCTTTGGGGTATGTGGGTTGCGATCTTTATATCTCTTTTCAGCTTTTTAGGAACTGAAATGATAGCTGTTACTGCAGGAGAAGCAAATGATCCTGATGTTGCTGTTCCTAAAGCATTAAAAGCAACAGTATTTCGATTATCCACTTTCTATATGTTGACTATAGGTATCATGTTGATGCTGGTTCCCTGGAAATCCGCAGGGGTTGAAGAAAGTCCGTTTGTAAAGGTCATGGAAATTCTCCAGATACCTGGTGCATCAGGCATCATGAATTTTGTCATTTTGACAGCTGCATTATCAGCCATGAATAGTCAGCTATATGCATCTACACGCATGATGTATTCTTTATCTCGCGGAAAATTTGCACCGGCATTTTTAGCTAAAGTGAATAGAAAAGGGGTCCCAGTTAGTGCTCTTGCTATTTCAACACTTGGTATTTTTATCGCAGCAGGGGTAAATGCCTTACTTCCTGGTTCCTCTTATGCCTTTATGATGGGAATTTCCATGTTTGGTGCCATATTCACCTGGTTGATGATTTTTATCTCCCATCTGTTTTTCAGGAGAAAGTGGGAAAAAACAGGTGGTCGAAAGCTTCCTGTAAGAATGTTAGGTTATCCATTTCTTCCAATAGTAGGCGCGGTACTTCTATTGAGTCTTATGATTTCTACATGGTTTACAGATTTTAGGATAATGCTCCAATTCGGTGTGCCATGGTTAATTTTCTTGTCATTGGCATATTGGTTCATGAAAAAAAGGGATGGAGCTCTTGTCGGAATGAAAGAATCCGCTGATATCCTCAATAAAGAGATTAGCTAG
- a CDS encoding 2-keto-4-pentenoate hydratase has translation MTLTSGADMEIVEYLYSAEKEQREVVKITDRLPELSFEEAYLIQEKLIERREKDGSRRVGLKLGLTSKAKQQMMGVHEAIYGILTDDMLGFEWEPIDFNQFIHPKAEPEIAFMIGEDLQGTSVTAEDVLSVTKYVAPAIEIIDSRYLDFKFTLADVIADNCSSSRFVLGSKWMKPDSVDLGQLGMVMSKNGEVAQTGSSAAVLGHPAASAAWAVNKLGESGRGIKKGDIILSGAISEAIAFKPGDAVSVQFAELGSVSISCKSGA, from the coding sequence ATGACATTAACCAGTGGTGCAGACATGGAAATTGTGGAATATTTATATTCAGCTGAAAAAGAACAGCGGGAAGTGGTGAAAATAACGGATCGACTACCTGAATTAAGCTTTGAAGAAGCTTATTTGATTCAGGAAAAGCTGATTGAAAGAAGAGAAAAAGATGGTTCGCGGCGAGTGGGTTTAAAACTCGGATTAACCAGCAAGGCTAAACAGCAAATGATGGGTGTACATGAAGCGATTTATGGAATTCTCACTGACGACATGCTTGGCTTTGAATGGGAGCCAATCGATTTCAATCAATTCATTCATCCAAAGGCTGAACCTGAAATTGCTTTTATGATTGGTGAAGATCTGCAAGGAACAAGCGTTACTGCAGAAGATGTACTAAGTGTAACGAAATATGTTGCTCCGGCAATCGAAATTATTGACAGCCGGTATTTGGACTTCAAGTTTACTTTAGCAGACGTGATAGCAGATAACTGTTCGTCCTCACGTTTTGTTCTGGGCAGTAAATGGATGAAGCCGGATTCCGTAGATTTAGGTCAGCTTGGCATGGTGATGTCAAAGAACGGTGAAGTTGCACAAACAGGATCGAGTGCTGCAGTATTAGGTCATCCCGCAGCCTCTGCAGCTTGGGCGGTAAATAAACTTGGAGAATCCGGAAGGGGAATCAAGAAAGGAGATATTATTTTAAGCGGGGCAATATCCGAAGCCATTGCCTTTAAACCAGGTGACGCTGTTTCCGTTCAGTTTGCGGAATTGGGTTCAGTCTCTATTTCCTGTAAATCAGGTGCATAG
- a CDS encoding TRAP transporter substrate-binding protein: protein MKKVKSMGLILIVSLLILATAACSGKGSSDTASKSSQGATYNFKLAHITPTDHMWHKAAEKFKEELETRSGGRMKLEIYPASQLGTEADMVQQISAGSVDFGFITAAYLSSRAEAFTAWFSPYAFKDLNEANEARDTEIAKKILTTMDDQGIKGLDYLFAGSRVMLFKDKEVLKPEDMKGLKFRVTPSPPLQEFYKSLGASPESLPLPEVYAAIQTGVIDGMDMDLDAAITNKYHEVVEYGAVTNHMVWPAVAMINKASYDKMPEEDQKIIDEAIKAAADYSAETRSKQEEDFKKTLSDEGMNIYEIDAALFQPYIKEFDKKFGQADPLIQEFLDTFRK, encoded by the coding sequence ATGAAGAAAGTAAAAAGTATGGGGCTTATATTAATAGTAAGTTTATTGATTTTAGCTACTGCAGCTTGCAGCGGAAAGGGTTCTTCTGACACGGCTTCTAAATCATCGCAGGGAGCAACTTATAATTTCAAGCTGGCACATATTACACCAACCGATCATATGTGGCATAAAGCAGCCGAAAAATTCAAAGAAGAGCTTGAGACCCGTTCTGGCGGAAGAATGAAATTGGAGATTTATCCCGCAAGCCAGCTTGGAACAGAGGCTGATATGGTTCAGCAAATTTCTGCAGGATCAGTTGATTTTGGTTTTATTACGGCTGCTTATTTAAGTTCACGTGCTGAAGCATTCACTGCATGGTTTTCACCGTACGCTTTTAAGGATCTGAATGAAGCAAATGAAGCCCGTGATACAGAGATTGCCAAGAAAATTCTTACAACAATGGACGATCAGGGAATAAAGGGGCTTGATTACTTATTTGCAGGAAGCCGGGTTATGTTATTTAAAGATAAAGAAGTTTTAAAACCAGAAGATATGAAGGGATTAAAATTTCGTGTAACACCTAGTCCTCCATTGCAGGAGTTTTATAAATCTTTGGGGGCTTCACCTGAATCCCTGCCGCTTCCCGAAGTGTATGCAGCTATTCAGACTGGTGTAATCGATGGCATGGATATGGATTTAGATGCAGCCATTACAAACAAGTATCACGAAGTAGTGGAATATGGGGCAGTTACAAATCATATGGTTTGGCCTGCTGTCGCAATGATAAATAAGGCTTCCTATGACAAAATGCCTGAGGAGGACCAGAAAATCATTGATGAAGCAATTAAAGCGGCTGCTGATTATTCAGCAGAAACTCGTTCCAAGCAGGAGGAAGATTTTAAGAAGACTTTAAGCGATGAAGGAATGAACATTTACGAAATTGATGCTGCATTGTTCCAGCCTTATATTAAAGAATTTGATAAAAAGTTTGGACAAGCTGATCCTTTAATTCAGGAATTTCTTGATACATTCCGCAAGTAA
- a CDS encoding acetaldehyde dehydrogenase (acetylating): MAKIKAAIIGSGNIGTDLMYKLERSDVIELTAMIGIDPESEGLKRAKDLGYPIFSNGIQALKENPDLADIVFDATSAKAHIRHAEVLEELGKLAIDLTPAAKGPFVSPAVEAPIHNEALNVNLITCGGQATIPIVHAINCVADVAYAEIVATISSKSAGPGTRANIDEFTITTKRGIEEVGGADEGKAIIILNPAEPPILMRDTIYCEVKNMDQDAILKSIYEMVETVKEYVPGYRLKQKPLFDESRVTVFIEVEGAGDYFPIYAGNLDIMTASATRVAENFAKNLLVQNVISG; encoded by the coding sequence TTGGCTAAAATCAAAGCAGCAATCATCGGTTCTGGCAATATAGGCACCGATCTTATGTATAAGCTGGAAAGAAGTGACGTTATTGAACTCACAGCAATGATCGGGATTGATCCAGAGTCTGAAGGGTTAAAACGTGCAAAAGATTTGGGTTATCCAATTTTTTCAAATGGTATTCAAGCCTTAAAAGAAAATCCGGATTTGGCTGATATCGTTTTTGATGCAACGTCAGCGAAAGCACATATTAGACATGCGGAAGTATTAGAAGAATTAGGGAAACTGGCAATTGATTTGACTCCCGCTGCAAAAGGTCCATTTGTCAGTCCTGCTGTAGAAGCACCTATTCATAATGAAGCATTAAATGTAAACCTGATAACTTGCGGAGGACAAGCAACCATTCCTATTGTTCATGCAATAAATTGTGTTGCTGATGTAGCTTATGCTGAAATCGTTGCAACTATTTCAAGCAAAAGTGCGGGACCGGGGACGCGGGCAAATATCGATGAATTTACGATCACTACCAAAAGAGGGATTGAGGAAGTTGGAGGGGCTGATGAAGGAAAAGCCATCATTATTCTAAATCCAGCGGAACCGCCTATCCTGATGCGAGATACCATTTACTGTGAAGTTAAAAATATGGATCAGGATGCAATCCTTAAATCGATATATGAAATGGTCGAGACGGTTAAGGAATATGTACCTGGATATCGTTTGAAGCAAAAGCCGTTATTTGATGAAAGTCGTGTGACCGTATTTATAGAAGTAGAGGGTGCTGGTGATTATTTTCCTATTTACGCAGGCAATCTCGACATTATGACAGCTTCCGCAACTCGTGTGGCAGAAAACTTCGCCAAAAATTTACTGGTTCAGAATGTAATAAGTGGTTGA